In one Roseburia intestinalis L1-82 genomic region, the following are encoded:
- a CDS encoding magnesium transporter CorA family protein — protein MIRYFKTDNQRIQEEEKIGDGVWVQMLQPTHQECAEIAEVLNVDIEDIQAALDEEESSRIELQDGYTLILVDIPTVEIRHEKQSYTTIPLGIILTQDVIVTVCTDDTPVLQNFVNNRVKEFSTKKKMRFVYQILFRTATNYQMNLRVIDKKRTEIEERIGKNTEDIDLIDLHELESTLVYFATSLRANGVVLDRLTRYKRLEQYPEDKELLGDVIVENRQAIEMTSIYRDIINGTRELMSSVIDNRLNNVMKYLTSITIVMAIPTVISGIYGMNVNEKWMPFANTPHGFLIICVLTLLICIVTMLVLRKKKML, from the coding sequence ATGATAAGATATTTTAAGACGGATAATCAGCGGATCCAGGAAGAGGAAAAGATCGGGGACGGCGTATGGGTGCAGATGCTCCAGCCGACGCATCAGGAATGTGCCGAGATTGCAGAAGTATTGAATGTAGATATCGAAGATATCCAGGCCGCACTCGATGAGGAGGAGAGCTCCCGTATCGAACTTCAGGATGGTTATACTTTGATTTTAGTCGATATTCCAACGGTTGAGATACGTCATGAAAAACAGAGTTACACGACAATCCCACTCGGTATCATTTTAACGCAGGATGTGATCGTGACAGTCTGTACCGATGATACACCGGTATTGCAGAACTTTGTCAACAACCGTGTGAAAGAGTTCAGCACGAAGAAAAAAATGCGTTTTGTATATCAGATTTTGTTCCGCACGGCGACAAACTATCAGATGAACCTGCGTGTCATCGATAAGAAAAGAACGGAGATCGAGGAGCGGATCGGCAAAAATACAGAGGATATCGATCTGATCGACCTTCACGAATTAGAGTCTACGTTGGTCTACTTTGCGACATCCCTGCGTGCAAATGGCGTGGTCTTAGACCGACTGACCAGGTATAAGCGCTTAGAGCAGTACCCGGAGGACAAGGAACTGCTAGGTGATGTTATTGTCGAGAACCGGCAGGCAATCGAGATGACATCCATTTACCGTGATATTATCAATGGTACCAGAGAATTGATGTCATCTGTCATTGATAATCGTCTGAACAATGTCATGAAATACCTGACATCCATCACGATCGTCATGGCAATCCCGACTGTTATTTCCGGTATCTATGGAATGAATGTCAATGAAAAATGGATGCCGTTTGCAAATACACCGCACGGATTTCTGATCATCTGTGTTCTGACACTGCTGATTTGCATTGTGACGATGCTGGTGCTTCGGAAGAAGAAGATGTTGTAA
- a CDS encoding GNAT family N-acetyltransferase: MIRKAELKDIPAVMDIYNDAILHTTATFDTEIKDYEDRLAWFQAHTGQYVIFVYEEAGTVAGYASLSRYRERKAFDPAVEISIYIHAGYRGRGIGRSLMEKTLQYAKECPQIGTVVSLITSENEVSIRLHERFGFSYCGQIRQAGVKFGRKLGLNAYQIIYDREIE; encoded by the coding sequence ATGATTCGTAAAGCAGAGTTAAAAGACATTCCGGCAGTGATGGACATTTACAACGATGCCATTTTACATACAACAGCAACATTTGATACGGAAATCAAGGATTACGAGGATCGTCTGGCGTGGTTTCAGGCACACACAGGCCAGTATGTGATCTTTGTATATGAAGAGGCAGGCACAGTCGCGGGTTATGCCTCTCTTTCACGTTACAGGGAAAGAAAGGCTTTTGACCCTGCAGTTGAGATCTCTATTTATATTCATGCGGGTTATCGAGGGCGTGGCATTGGCCGCAGTCTCATGGAGAAAACATTGCAATATGCCAAAGAGTGCCCGCAGATCGGAACAGTTGTTTCACTGATTACCAGTGAAAATGAAGTCAGTATCCGTCTGCATGAACGCTTTGGTTTTTCTTACTGTGGTCAGATCAGACAGGCAGGCGTTAAGTTTGGCAGGAAACTGGGCTTAAACGCATATCAGATCATTTATGACAGAGAAATTGAATAG
- a CDS encoding HAD family hydrolase: protein MNLALMVNKFLRCMSLTLKKSKTTNARIGMNMKTELIQGAIFDMDGTLLDSMPVWEHASERYLQNKGIEVREKLSEILFSMSMQKGAEYVKENYHLTESTDEIVTGVNNIVYTAYEKEVQPKEGVREFLDKLQAEGIKMVVATSTDRPMVEAALKRTGLLSYFERIFTCTEIGKGKVEPDIYHAASDFLGTKPEHTLVFEDALYAIGTAKKAGFVTVGIYDAASEKEQDKIREQADIYLEAFAEAVGRI from the coding sequence ATGAACCTGGCATTAATGGTAAATAAATTTTTGAGATGCATGAGTCTGACATTGAAGAAAAGCAAAACTACAAATGCAAGAATAGGGATGAATATGAAAACAGAGCTGATACAGGGCGCAATTTTTGATATGGACGGAACACTGCTTGATTCCATGCCGGTCTGGGAACACGCCAGCGAGCGGTATCTGCAGAACAAAGGAATTGAGGTGCGGGAAAAACTTTCGGAGATTTTGTTTTCCATGAGCATGCAAAAGGGTGCGGAATACGTGAAAGAAAATTACCACCTCACGGAATCGACGGATGAGATCGTGACCGGTGTAAATAATATCGTTTATACTGCGTATGAAAAAGAGGTACAGCCCAAAGAGGGCGTGAGGGAGTTTTTGGATAAACTGCAGGCAGAAGGAATAAAAATGGTCGTGGCAACCTCGACAGACCGCCCTATGGTGGAGGCAGCATTAAAGCGCACAGGCCTGCTTTCTTATTTTGAACGGATATTTACCTGCACGGAAATCGGCAAAGGAAAAGTGGAGCCGGACATTTATCATGCGGCTTCTGATTTCCTTGGAACAAAACCGGAACACACGCTGGTGTTTGAAGATGCACTTTATGCGATCGGGACGGCGAAAAAAGCCGGGTTTGTGACGGTTGGTATTTATGATGCGGCAAGTGAAAAGGAACAGGACAAGATCAGGGAGCAGGCAGATATTTATCTGGAAGCGTTTGCGGAAGCTGTGGGAAGAATATGA
- the thiE gene encoding thiamine phosphate synthase, producing the protein MRFDRKQLLLYGVTDRSWLNGQTLYEQVRQALEGGVSFLQLREKNLSEQAFLEEAKEIQKLCREYKVPFIINDNVDLALEIDADGVHVGQDDMEAGEVRKRLGEDKIIGVSAHSVEEALRAEKCGATYLGSGAVFGSGTKKDVGTLDHEVLKEICAAVQIPVVAIGGISRDNILQLKGTGIDGVAVISAIFAQKDIRAAAQELRKLSEEVCR; encoded by the coding sequence ATGAGATTCGATAGAAAACAGTTATTATTATATGGGGTAACAGACAGAAGCTGGTTAAATGGTCAGACATTATATGAGCAGGTCAGACAGGCGTTGGAGGGCGGTGTGTCCTTTTTACAGCTTCGCGAGAAAAATCTTTCGGAGCAGGCATTTTTAGAGGAGGCAAAAGAGATACAAAAACTGTGCAGGGAGTACAAGGTGCCGTTTATCATTAATGACAACGTGGATCTTGCATTGGAGATTGATGCGGACGGTGTGCATGTCGGACAGGATGATATGGAGGCAGGGGAAGTGCGAAAAAGACTTGGAGAGGATAAGATCATCGGAGTTTCGGCACACTCGGTGGAGGAAGCGCTGCGCGCTGAAAAATGCGGGGCGACTTACCTTGGCTCCGGTGCTGTGTTTGGAAGCGGCACGAAAAAAGATGTGGGAACGTTAGATCATGAGGTGTTAAAAGAAATCTGTGCAGCAGTACAGATCCCCGTGGTTGCGATCGGCGGGATCAGCCGGGACAACATTTTACAGTTAAAGGGAACGGGGATTGACGGCGTGGCTGTGATCAGCGCTATCTTTGCGCAGAAGGATATCAGGGCAGCTGCACAGGAACTGAGGAAGTTGTCCGAGGAAGTGTGCAGGTAA
- a CDS encoding hydroxyethylthiazole kinase produces the protein MKEYLENVRCVAPLIHNITNYVTANDVANVLLACGASPIMADEEAEVEEITAHCMGLNLNLGTLNQKKIPAMQKAGKMANKLGHVVVLDPVGVGASSFRKQTAEQLLKEVRFDAIRGNISEIKTLASLCGTQEKNSGNMAVSDTMDVEKITDKSDHCGKITGIDGSGRGVDADNADTVTEENLAQHISNAKMLSKKLQTIVAITGAIDLVTDGSSCYVIRNGNPQMGHVTGAGCQLSGILTAFLAANPENKLQAAAAAVCMMGYAGELAAEKSGQSGSGTYRVSLMDAVSCMDGDILERGARYEIR, from the coding sequence ATGAAAGAGTATCTGGAAAATGTGCGGTGCGTGGCACCGTTGATCCATAATATAACAAACTATGTGACAGCAAATGATGTTGCAAATGTCCTTTTGGCATGCGGGGCAAGTCCGATCATGGCAGATGAGGAGGCAGAGGTAGAAGAAATCACGGCACACTGCATGGGGTTAAATCTAAATCTTGGAACGCTAAATCAAAAGAAAATCCCTGCAATGCAAAAAGCGGGGAAAATGGCAAATAAACTTGGACATGTTGTGGTGTTAGATCCGGTTGGAGTCGGTGCAAGCAGTTTCCGGAAACAGACGGCGGAGCAGCTTTTAAAGGAAGTACGGTTTGATGCGATCCGGGGAAATATTTCAGAGATCAAAACCTTGGCATCTTTGTGTGGAACACAGGAAAAAAATAGTGGAAATATGGCAGTGTCAGATACAATGGATGTGGAAAAAATTACTGATAAATCAGATCATTGTGGAAAAATTACAGGTATAGATGGTTCTGGAAGAGGCGTGGACGCAGATAATGCAGATACAGTGACAGAGGAAAATTTAGCACAGCATATTAGTAATGCAAAAATGCTGTCAAAGAAACTGCAGACGATCGTTGCCATCACCGGAGCCATAGATCTGGTCACGGATGGCAGCAGTTGTTATGTGATTCGAAATGGTAATCCGCAGATGGGGCATGTGACCGGGGCAGGATGTCAGCTGTCCGGTATTTTAACCGCATTTCTTGCTGCGAATCCGGAAAATAAGTTACAGGCAGCGGCGGCAGCAGTCTGCATGATGGGATATGCCGGGGAGCTTGCGGCGGAGAAAAGCGGACAGTCGGGCAGCGGAACTTACCGTGTGAGCCTGATGGATGCAGTGTCGTGTATGGATGGAGATATATTAGAGAGAGGAGCACGTTATGAGATTCGATAG
- a CDS encoding TraX family protein, whose amino-acid sequence MERKGLSGSALKIIAIVTMLIDHIAATVIIRILKFGGYNDGLYQLYRVMRNIGRIAFPIFCFLLVEGFMHTRDREKYALRLGCFAAVSEIPFDLAFNGKVLEVGYQNVFFTLLLGLLTMMAYDAVMNQSRWSVWKRTALSTIAILAGMFAAEFLSTDYGALGVLCIMVFYLFRRSRIQQVVFGCLAFVWWEWAAVFAFVPIFYYNGKRGFGMKYFFYAFYPVHLLILYLIVYKMGYGSVPAI is encoded by the coding sequence ATGGAAAGAAAAGGACTCAGTGGAAGCGCATTAAAAATAATCGCGATCGTAACAATGCTGATCGATCATATTGCGGCAACCGTGATCATTCGTATATTAAAATTCGGAGGCTATAATGACGGCCTTTATCAGCTGTATCGTGTGATGCGGAATATCGGAAGAATTGCGTTTCCGATATTCTGTTTTCTTCTGGTAGAAGGATTTATGCATACAAGAGACCGGGAAAAATATGCACTGCGTCTGGGATGTTTTGCGGCAGTATCTGAGATCCCGTTTGATCTGGCATTCAACGGAAAAGTTTTGGAAGTCGGATATCAGAATGTGTTTTTTACATTATTGCTGGGTCTGCTTACCATGATGGCGTATGATGCGGTGATGAACCAGAGCCGCTGGAGTGTCTGGAAGCGGACGGCATTATCTACGATTGCAATCCTTGCCGGAATGTTTGCGGCAGAGTTTTTATCAACGGATTACGGCGCACTCGGAGTTCTCTGCATTATGGTATTTTACCTGTTCCGGAGAAGCAGAATACAGCAGGTCGTGTTTGGATGTCTGGCATTTGTATGGTGGGAATGGGCAGCAGTGTTTGCATTCGTTCCAATCTTTTATTACAATGGAAAACGTGGCTTTGGAATGAAATATTTCTTTTACGCATTTTATCCGGTGCATCTGCTGATCCTGTATCTGATCGTATATAAAATGGGATATGGATCCGTGCCTGCAATATAG
- the pyrF gene encoding orotidine-5'-phosphate decarboxylase has translation MGRDVIIACDFNSKEEVINFLGKFKEEKPFVKIGMELFYAEGPEIVRTIKQMGHKIFLDLKLHDIPNTVKKAMSVLSGLDVDMCNVHAAGTKAMMQAAIEGLTREDGTRPLLIAVTQLTSTSEEVMQQELWIDKPIDQTVMHYAKNTMEAGLDGVVCSPLEAGKVHEVCGDKFLTITPGVRFADGDVGDQKRVTTPAKAKELGSDYIVVGRPITQADDPVAAYRRCVEEFVG, from the coding sequence ATGGGAAGAGACGTTATTATTGCATGTGATTTTAACAGCAAAGAAGAAGTGATCAATTTTCTTGGAAAATTCAAAGAGGAAAAACCTTTTGTAAAAATCGGCATGGAGCTGTTTTATGCAGAGGGACCGGAGATCGTCCGCACGATCAAACAGATGGGACACAAGATTTTCCTTGATTTAAAATTACATGACATTCCAAATACCGTTAAAAAAGCAATGTCCGTATTATCAGGACTGGACGTGGATATGTGTAACGTACATGCGGCAGGTACCAAGGCGATGATGCAGGCAGCCATCGAGGGACTCACGAGAGAAGATGGAACAAGACCACTGCTGATCGCAGTCACACAGCTTACTTCCACCAGTGAAGAGGTAATGCAGCAGGAACTGTGGATCGATAAACCGATCGACCAGACTGTTATGCATTATGCTAAGAATACGATGGAAGCCGGATTAGACGGCGTTGTATGTTCTCCGCTTGAAGCAGGAAAAGTACACGAGGTATGTGGAGACAAATTCCTTACCATTACACCGGGTGTCCGTTTTGCAGACGGCGATGTTGGCGATCAGAAACGTGTGACAACACCGGCAAAGGCAAAAGAACTTGGTTCTGACTATATCGTAGTCGGAAGACCGATTACTCAGGCAGATGATCCGGTAGCAGCATACCGCAGATGTGTAGAAGAATTTGTAGGCTAG
- a CDS encoding methyl-accepting chemotaxis protein, with protein MKKKTSLSAKLIAAFMAAILGSVLICALLTHSKVESVLNSNMQLTSEQTLNSAMTSLQTYEKTISIPVDLLTRKDSIKQLLLEPENYDKYIDNVNDELVAACKVVNGSVRAYYALNDGRTITGWVQYEADGSKTAMNTVENKDLSGKEWYTACQGRKAKVNSIFSYITAPYVDEETGEQIITVCQEVKYKDVVQGVVAMDIDASALADYVENIRLLNTGFVMLVDEQGNIVVDSESNTFADGTVADLEFFAPLTEELDKLEEQKAQLEENEDPAADDIVLQASYTMRAEGRDCAITAMTDRITGWRLLGCISDQENQKNLININIGTLMAGVIGLIFGCVIAVLTALSFNREIKKLQNATHRVAGGDFSEKIKVTRSDEFGVLETNFNGMMDDVSELIHAVEDKSNHILEVAGGISEVAGNTKTTIEQVTQAIDSVAQGAVKQAESTQEANTEVEHLKNSLDETKEYVSGMNGMTEKANEVSTEGIESVKDLIEKSGKTAEKSKVSLEVMNEMVESIDKIFYISDTIADITSQTNLLSLNASIEAARAGEMGKGFAVVADEIRKLADESKESTDEIKKIITEITEKSKLVESTMQENEVLQTEQQEAINRTEEIFGEIMKQIEMLGSGMERINALNDTMSANKDLVVDKMGTIASVSEQSAAATEEVNASTEQVNVTMEEISEHTETLQAIAKDLMETINRFKLA; from the coding sequence ATGAAGAAAAAAACAAGTCTTAGTGCGAAGCTGATCGCAGCGTTTATGGCTGCGATTCTTGGAAGTGTTTTGATCTGTGCACTTCTGACACACAGTAAAGTAGAGAGCGTGTTAAACAGTAACATGCAGCTTACGAGTGAGCAGACACTAAACAGTGCGATGACAAGTCTGCAGACATATGAGAAAACGATCAGTATACCGGTAGATCTTTTGACGAGAAAAGACAGTATCAAACAGCTTTTGCTTGAGCCGGAAAACTATGATAAATATATTGACAATGTAAACGACGAACTGGTTGCAGCCTGTAAAGTCGTAAATGGTTCGGTGCGTGCCTATTATGCTTTAAATGATGGCAGAACAATCACCGGATGGGTACAATACGAAGCTGACGGTTCAAAGACAGCGATGAACACGGTGGAAAATAAAGACCTTTCCGGGAAAGAATGGTACACCGCATGTCAGGGAAGAAAAGCAAAAGTAAATTCTATTTTCAGCTATATCACTGCGCCGTATGTGGATGAAGAAACCGGGGAGCAGATCATTACGGTATGTCAGGAAGTAAAATATAAAGATGTTGTCCAGGGCGTTGTTGCGATGGATATTGATGCATCTGCACTGGCAGACTATGTGGAAAATATCAGACTTTTAAATACGGGATTTGTTATGCTGGTAGATGAGCAGGGAAATATCGTGGTTGACAGCGAAAGTAATACTTTTGCAGATGGTACAGTTGCTGACCTCGAATTTTTTGCTCCGTTAACAGAAGAATTAGATAAACTCGAAGAACAGAAAGCACAGCTGGAGGAAAATGAAGATCCGGCAGCGGATGATATCGTATTGCAGGCATCTTATACCATGCGTGCAGAGGGAAGGGACTGTGCCATTACGGCGATGACAGACCGCATTACCGGATGGAGACTGCTCGGCTGTATCAGTGATCAGGAAAACCAGAAGAACCTGATCAACATTAACATAGGAACGTTGATGGCCGGTGTGATCGGTCTGATCTTTGGATGTGTGATCGCAGTCCTGACAGCGCTCAGTTTTAACCGCGAGATCAAAAAACTCCAGAATGCGACACATCGTGTGGCGGGCGGTGATTTTTCCGAGAAGATCAAAGTTACCAGAAGCGATGAGTTTGGTGTGCTTGAGACGAACTTTAACGGTATGATGGATGATGTGTCCGAACTGATCCATGCAGTCGAGGATAAATCAAACCATATTCTTGAAGTTGCAGGAGGCATCTCAGAAGTCGCTGGAAATACAAAAACAACGATCGAGCAGGTAACACAGGCAATCGACAGTGTGGCGCAGGGTGCGGTAAAACAGGCGGAAAGTACACAGGAAGCCAACACGGAAGTAGAGCATTTAAAGAACAGCTTAGATGAGACAAAAGAATATGTTTCCGGCATGAATGGAATGACAGAAAAGGCAAATGAAGTCAGCACCGAGGGAATTGAGAGTGTAAAAGATCTGATTGAAAAATCAGGAAAAACAGCTGAAAAATCAAAAGTTTCGTTAGAGGTTATGAATGAGATGGTTGAGAGTATTGATAAGATTTTTTACATATCGGATACGATCGCAGACATCACATCCCAGACGAACCTGTTGTCGTTAAATGCAAGTATTGAGGCAGCAAGAGCCGGAGAGATGGGAAAAGGTTTTGCAGTTGTTGCAGATGAGATCCGTAAACTGGCGGATGAGTCGAAAGAGTCAACGGATGAGATCAAGAAGATCATCACGGAAATCACGGAAAAATCAAAACTGGTTGAGTCCACGATGCAGGAAAATGAAGTACTGCAGACTGAGCAGCAGGAGGCGATCAACCGCACGGAAGAGATCTTTGGCGAGATTATGAAACAGATCGAAATGTTAGGCTCCGGTATGGAACGTATCAATGCCCTGAATGACACTATGTCTGCCAACAAAGATCTTGTTGTGGATAAGATGGGAACGATCGCATCGGTATCTGAGCAGTCCGCAGCGGCAACCGAGGAAGTCAATGCTTCCACCGAGCAGGTAAATGTTACAATGGAAGAGATCAGCGAACATACCGAGACGCTGCAGGCAATCGCAAAAGACCTGATGGAGACGATCAATCGTTTTAAGCTCGCTTAA
- a CDS encoding ATPase — translation MLYQRMMKEKQKVEDRINDLQSQIDVLPSGTFFCTRNNKYYKWYYTDKGKTKYISKSERKLAEQLVKRKYLESRLRKLKQEEKRIDIYLKQYSLDEFSSYHVEEHPELQKLLSGVYVPLKQELDEWVNASYTNNPKEPQKLIHKTIPGILVRSKSEALIINALFEHKIPFRYECLLQIQNVSIYPDFTIRHPVTGEVYYWEHFGMMDNENYAHNVYSKLQL, via the coding sequence GTGCTATATCAACGAATGATGAAGGAAAAACAAAAAGTGGAGGATCGGATCAATGACTTACAAAGCCAGATTGACGTGCTTCCATCAGGTACATTTTTCTGTACGAGAAATAATAAGTACTATAAGTGGTATTATACCGATAAGGGTAAAACAAAATACATTTCCAAAAGTGAACGAAAACTTGCGGAACAACTGGTAAAACGAAAATATTTAGAGAGCAGGCTGCGAAAACTTAAGCAGGAGGAGAAAAGGATAGATATTTATCTGAAGCAATATAGCTTAGATGAATTTTCTTCATATCATGTAGAGGAACATCCAGAGTTGCAGAAACTTTTGTCAGGAGTCTATGTACCGTTAAAGCAAGAACTGGATGAGTGGGTAAATGCTTCTTACACAAACAATCCGAAAGAACCACAAAAATTGATACATAAAACCATTCCCGGAATTCTGGTCCGGTCAAAATCTGAAGCTTTAATCATAAATGCGTTATTCGAACACAAAATCCCATTTCGTTATGAATGTTTATTACAGATTCAAAATGTTAGTATATATCCGGATTTCACCATCCGTCATCCTGTTACAGGTGAAGTGTATTATTGGGAACATTTTGGAATGATGGATAATGAAAATTATGCTCATAATGTATATTCAAAGTTACAGTTGTAG